In Colletotrichum higginsianum IMI 349063 chromosome 1, whole genome shotgun sequence, one genomic interval encodes:
- a CDS encoding phosphotransferase: protein MNNARLDFVYEQVAGFMLQLSRLSFSRIGAVSRNETSGQWDVVTRRPLTYDMNELVTLGGCPADRLPESAAPFDRASRFFCACSQSLQVHLEVQRNIAGNDEALAWSQFVARRQLPHMPIPTGPFRLFCDDLRPTNMLVDPETLRITAVLDLEFTNAMPAQFAEDVPWWLLLQHPAVWVGEGKLEEFLSLFQPRKEQFLRAIERVEATSTLAAAEEEASLSSRMRDSWDNGRFWFNLASRSSFDVDEIYWAVLHQDGVSVGESDSQALQEKEAFLRRKKAQFNEYRREKESDERFDV from the exons ATGAACAACGCAAGACTCGATTTCGTCTATGAGCAGGTCGCAGGCTTCATGCTGCAGCTTTCGCGCCTGTCCTTCTCGcgcatcggcgccgtctctCGAAACGAAACGTCTGGCCAGTGGGATGTTGTTACCAGACGACCCCTGACGTACGACATGAACGAGCTCGTCACTCTCGGCGGCTGTCCCGCTGACCGTCTCCCCGAATCAGCTGCGCCGTTCGACCGCGCCAGTCGTTTCTTCTGCGCCTGCTCACAGTCCCTCCAAGTACATCTTGAGGTCCAGCGCAATATTGCCGGCAACGATGAGGCCCTGGCCTGGAGCCAGTTCGTCGCTCGCCGTCAACTGCCACACATGCCAATACCG ACTGGGCCGTTCCGGCTCTTCTGCGACGACCTGCGGCCTACCAACATGCTTGTTGATCCGGAAACGCTTCGGATAACCGCGGTCCTCGACCTAGAGTTCACCAACGCTATGCCGGCGCAGTTCGCCGAGGACGTACCCTGGTGGTTGTTGCTCCAACACCCGGCCGTGTgggtcggcgagggcaagCTTGAAGAGTTCCTGTCCCTCTTCCAGCCGCGGAAAGAGCAGTTCCTTCGCGCCATCGAGCGCGTCGAGGCCACGTCAACGTtagcggcggcggaggaggaggcgagtCTCTCGTCCCGGATGCGAGACTCCTGGGACAACGGGCGTTTTTGGTTCAACCTCGCGTCTCGGAGCAGCTTCGACGTGGACGAGATTTACTGGGCGGTCTTGCATCAAGATGGTGTTTCTGTGGGTGAGTCGGACAGCCAGGCGCTGCAGGAGAAAGAGGCCTTCCTGCGGCGGAAGAAAGCTCAGTTTAACGAGTAtagaagagagaaggaaagcGACGAGCGCTTCGATGTTTAG
- a CDS encoding Serine threonine protein kinase, with product MAEEREVIIIERYCPPGVKSIIAAGGSSFIGEVDDYTVFKYPLRAGDELTLNRLDTERQLLDVVGPHERIIQLKGFSETGLYLERAVNGSVAQHLESANPPPMQRRLSWCREAVEAVAWVHTKGVFHCDINPRNLLLDSDFHVKLADFQGQQLSPDGSGTVLLDGCSSESTRFFCPREDEFNGDVRTELFALGCTIYHIIMGHPVYPDIVDGEDGWHEKVQSRFRDKKFPSDLPICSEIAWKCWLGEYGSADELLLDMVAVEPACTEA from the coding sequence ATGGCAGAAGAGCGGGAAGTGATCATCATTGAGCGATACTGCCCACCCGGGGTAAAAAGCATCATCGCTGCCGGAGGTAGCTCTTTCATTGGAGAAGTCGACGATTACACCGTATTCAAATATCCCCTTCGAGCAGGTGACGAGTTGACTCTCAACCGACTGGACACGGAGAGACAACTACTCGATGTCGTTGGACCCCACGAGCGCATCATCCAACTGAAGGGTTTTTCCGAAACGGGCCTCTACCTAGAGCGCGCCGTGAACGGCTCTGTGGCCCAGCATCTCGAATCTGCGAACCCGCCCCCGATGCAACGACGACTGTCTTGGTGCCGCGAAGCTGTCGAGGCGGTGGCCTGGGTTCACACGAAGGGGGTCTTCCACTGCGATATCAACCCAAGAAACCTACTGCTCGACAGCGACTTTCACGTCAAGCTAGCCGACTTTCAAGGGCAGCAGCTATCGCCGGACGGGTCGGGGACGGTGCTGCTCGACGGCTGCAGTAGCGAGTCCACCCGGTTCTTCTGCCCCCGGGAGGACGAGTTCAACGGGGACGTCAGGACGGAGCTCTTCGCGCTGGGATGCACGATTTACCATATTATCATGGGCCACCCTGTCTACCCTGACATTGTGGATGGGGAAGATGGATGGCACGAAAAAGTTCAAAGCAGGTTCAGGGACAAAAAATTTCCAAGCGACTTGCCCATCTGCTCTGAAATAGCCTGGAAGTGCTGGCTGGGTGAATACGGCTCTGCGGACGAACTCTTGTTGGACATGGTGGCTGTTGAACCTGCTTGTACCGAGGCATAG